The following proteins are encoded in a genomic region of Rissa tridactyla isolate bRisTri1 chromosome 5, bRisTri1.patW.cur.20221130, whole genome shotgun sequence:
- the ETNPPL gene encoding ethanolamine-phosphate phospho-lyase isoform X1, translating into MEERYSKAETIALRRKHIGPSCKVFFAKDPLKIVRAQGQYMFDEKGEKYLDCINNVAHVGHSHPYVIKAATKQMELLNTNSRFLHDNLVQYAQRLTATLPEKLSVCYFVNSGSEANDLALRLARQYHGHQDVITLENAYHGHVTSLIDISPYKFNQLGKDSKKEFVHVAPPPDIYRGKYREDHPDPASAYAEEVKKIIEEAQKNGRKIAAFIAESMQSCGGQVIPPAGYFQKVAEYVRAAGGVFIADEVQVGFGRVGKHFWAFQLQGEDFVPDIVTMGKPIGNGHPMSCVVTTREIAEGFGASGLEYFNTFGGNPVSCAIGLAVLEVIEKEDLQGNATRVGNYLLELLAEQKEKHPLVGDIRGVGLFVGVDLVKDQQKRTPATAEALHLIYKLKEHHILLSADGPHRNILKFKPPMCFTMEDAKHVVETIDALLTEMEEATGMKTENNASTNAQCKRKTTEGSPQPEGANESIGNMNGAACRQENGLYSKKRSVPSKRIRT; encoded by the exons ATGGAGGAGCGGTACAGCAAGGCGGAGACCATCGCCCTGCGGAGGAAGCACATCGG gccTTCCTGCAAAGTTTTCTTTGCCAAGGACCCTCTGAAGATAGTGCGTGCTCAGGGCCAATATATGTTtgatgagaaaggagaaaaatacttagACTGCATCAACAACGTTGCACATG ttgGCCACAGTCATCCGTACGTGATAAAGGCTGCAACAAAACAGATGGAGCTGCTCAATACAAATTCCCGGTTCCTGCATGACAACCTGGTTCAGTACGCACAGCGTCTTACAGCCACCCTGCCCGAGAAACTCTCTGTTTGCTATTTTGTTAACTCTGG GTCTGAAGCAAATGATCTTGCCTTACGACTGGCTCGGCAGTACCATGGGCACCAAGACGTGATCACCCTTGAAAA TGCTTACCATGGCCATGTTACATCTCTGATTGACATCAGTCCCTATAAATTTAATCAGCTGGGAAAGGACAGCAAGAAGGAGTTTGTGCATGTG gctCCTCCTCCAGATATCTACAGAGGGAAATACAGGGAAGACCACCCAGATCCAGCAAGTGCCTATGCTGAAGAGGTGAAAAAGATTATTGAAGAAGCACAGAAGAATGGACGGAAG ATTGCTGCCTTCATAGCTGAATCCATGCAGAGCTGTGGAGGTCAAGTAATTCCACCTGCGGGCTATTTCCAGAAAGTGGCAGA GTACGTGCGTGCAGCAGGTGGAGTGTTCATAGCTGATGAGGTCCAGGTTGGCTTTGGCAGAGTGGGGAAGCATTTTTGGGCATTCCAGCTGCAAGGCGAAGATTTTGTGCCTGACATCGTTACCATGGGAAAGCCCATTGGCAATGGCCACCCTATGTCTTGTGTGGTCACAACAAGGGAAATCGCTGAAGGTTTTGGTGCCTCTGGACTGGAGTATTTCAATACA TTTGGAGGCAATCCGGTGTCTTGTGCTATTGGTTTGGCCGTGCTGGAGGTGATAGAAAAAGAAGATCTCCAAGGAAATGCTACACGCGTAGGAAATTATCTCCTGGAGTTGCTGGCTGAGCAAAAGGAGAAACATCCCTTAGTGGGAGATATAAG gGGTGTTGGATTGTTTGTTGGAGTGGATCTGGTGAAAGATCAACAAAAGCGAACACCAGCCACAGCTGAAGCCCTTCACCTTATTTACAA GCTGAAAGAGCATCATATCCTTCTTAGTGCAGATGGACCCCACAGAAATATACTGAAATTTAAACCACCAATGTGTTTCACAATGGAAGATGCAAAACACGTAGTGGAGACAATTGATGCACTTCTCACAG aaatggaagAGGCAACTggaatgaagacagaaaataatgcatCTACAAATGCACAGTGTAAAAGAAAA acAACTGAAGGGAGTCCTCAGCCAGAAGGTGCAAATGAAAGCATCGGCAATATGAATGGAGCTGCCTGCAGACAAGAAAATGGGCTTTATTCTAAAAAACGCTCAGTGCCCAGTAAAAGAATAAGAACATGA
- the ETNPPL gene encoding ethanolamine-phosphate phospho-lyase isoform X2 yields MFDEKGEKYLDCINNVAHVGHSHPYVIKAATKQMELLNTNSRFLHDNLVQYAQRLTATLPEKLSVCYFVNSGSEANDLALRLARQYHGHQDVITLENAYHGHVTSLIDISPYKFNQLGKDSKKEFVHVAPPPDIYRGKYREDHPDPASAYAEEVKKIIEEAQKNGRKIAAFIAESMQSCGGQVIPPAGYFQKVAEYVRAAGGVFIADEVQVGFGRVGKHFWAFQLQGEDFVPDIVTMGKPIGNGHPMSCVVTTREIAEGFGASGLEYFNTFGGNPVSCAIGLAVLEVIEKEDLQGNATRVGNYLLELLAEQKEKHPLVGDIRGVGLFVGVDLVKDQQKRTPATAEALHLIYKLKEHHILLSADGPHRNILKFKPPMCFTMEDAKHVVETIDALLTEMEEATGMKTENNASTNAQCKRKTTEGSPQPEGANESIGNMNGAACRQENGLYSKKRSVPSKRIRT; encoded by the exons ATGTTtgatgagaaaggagaaaaatacttagACTGCATCAACAACGTTGCACATG ttgGCCACAGTCATCCGTACGTGATAAAGGCTGCAACAAAACAGATGGAGCTGCTCAATACAAATTCCCGGTTCCTGCATGACAACCTGGTTCAGTACGCACAGCGTCTTACAGCCACCCTGCCCGAGAAACTCTCTGTTTGCTATTTTGTTAACTCTGG GTCTGAAGCAAATGATCTTGCCTTACGACTGGCTCGGCAGTACCATGGGCACCAAGACGTGATCACCCTTGAAAA TGCTTACCATGGCCATGTTACATCTCTGATTGACATCAGTCCCTATAAATTTAATCAGCTGGGAAAGGACAGCAAGAAGGAGTTTGTGCATGTG gctCCTCCTCCAGATATCTACAGAGGGAAATACAGGGAAGACCACCCAGATCCAGCAAGTGCCTATGCTGAAGAGGTGAAAAAGATTATTGAAGAAGCACAGAAGAATGGACGGAAG ATTGCTGCCTTCATAGCTGAATCCATGCAGAGCTGTGGAGGTCAAGTAATTCCACCTGCGGGCTATTTCCAGAAAGTGGCAGA GTACGTGCGTGCAGCAGGTGGAGTGTTCATAGCTGATGAGGTCCAGGTTGGCTTTGGCAGAGTGGGGAAGCATTTTTGGGCATTCCAGCTGCAAGGCGAAGATTTTGTGCCTGACATCGTTACCATGGGAAAGCCCATTGGCAATGGCCACCCTATGTCTTGTGTGGTCACAACAAGGGAAATCGCTGAAGGTTTTGGTGCCTCTGGACTGGAGTATTTCAATACA TTTGGAGGCAATCCGGTGTCTTGTGCTATTGGTTTGGCCGTGCTGGAGGTGATAGAAAAAGAAGATCTCCAAGGAAATGCTACACGCGTAGGAAATTATCTCCTGGAGTTGCTGGCTGAGCAAAAGGAGAAACATCCCTTAGTGGGAGATATAAG gGGTGTTGGATTGTTTGTTGGAGTGGATCTGGTGAAAGATCAACAAAAGCGAACACCAGCCACAGCTGAAGCCCTTCACCTTATTTACAA GCTGAAAGAGCATCATATCCTTCTTAGTGCAGATGGACCCCACAGAAATATACTGAAATTTAAACCACCAATGTGTTTCACAATGGAAGATGCAAAACACGTAGTGGAGACAATTGATGCACTTCTCACAG aaatggaagAGGCAACTggaatgaagacagaaaataatgcatCTACAAATGCACAGTGTAAAAGAAAA acAACTGAAGGGAGTCCTCAGCCAGAAGGTGCAAATGAAAGCATCGGCAATATGAATGGAGCTGCCTGCAGACAAGAAAATGGGCTTTATTCTAAAAAACGCTCAGTGCCCAGTAAAAGAATAAGAACATGA